One Candidatus Epulonipiscium sp. genomic region harbors:
- a CDS encoding 50S ribosomal protein L10 — translation MAKVEQKQVIVNEIKEKLNGAASAVLVDYRGLTVEQDTELRKKLRDAEVEYKVYKNTMMNFAIKDTDFEPLKDYLEGPSAIAFSYNDPTSGPRILEGIASKYKALEFKAGVVEGKFYDATAIVKVAKIPPKEELLSKLLGSFNSPIASFARVVKAIAEKQSETAEAATE, via the coding sequence ATGGCTAAAGTAGAACAAAAACAAGTTATAGTGAACGAAATCAAAGAAAAATTAAATGGTGCTGCATCTGCTGTATTAGTAGACTATAGAGGTCTTACTGTAGAGCAGGATACAGAACTTAGAAAGAAACTTCGTGATGCAGAAGTAGAATACAAAGTTTACAAAAACACAATGATGAACTTTGCAATCAAAGATACGGATTTTGAACCACTTAAAGATTACCTAGAAGGTCCAAGTGCTATAGCATTCAGCTATAATGATCCAACCAGTGGTCCAAGAATACTAGAAGGGATTGCTTCAAAGTACAAGGCTTTGGAATTCAAGGCTGGAGTTGTTGAAGGTAAATTCTACGATGCAACGGCAATCGTAAAAGTGGCTAAAATACCACCAAAAGAAGAACTTCTTTCAAAATTACTTGGAAGTTTCAATTCTCCAATTGCATCCTTTGCTCGTGTAGTTAAGGCAATTGCTGAGAAACAGTCAGAAACGGCAGAAGCTGCTACTGAATAA
- the rplL gene encoding 50S ribosomal protein L7/L12 encodes MAKLAIQDIIDAIKELTVLELNELVEKCEEEFGVSAAAGVMVAAGGAAGGAAGGEEKSDFDVELTEAGAQKIKVIKVVREITGLGLKEAKDLVEGAPKVVKEALPKEEAEELKVKLEEVGAKVTLK; translated from the coding sequence ATGGCAAAATTAGCAATTCAAGATATTATCGATGCTATCAAAGAACTTACTGTTTTAGAATTAAATGAATTAGTAGAAAAATGTGAAGAAGAATTTGGAGTATCCGCTGCTGCTGGGGTTATGGTAGCTGCAGGTGGCGCTGCAGGCGGTGCCGCTGGTGGAGAAGAAAAATCAGATTTCGATGTAGAATTAACTGAAGCCGGAGCACAAAAAATCAAGGTTATCAAAGTTGTAAGAGAAATAACTGGACTTGGATTAAAAGAAGCTAAAGATCTTGTAGAAGGTGCTCCAAAAGTAGTTAAGGAAGCTCTTCCAAAAGAAGAAGCAGAGGAACTAAAAGTAAAGCTAGAAGAAGTTGGTGCAAAAGTAACATTAAAATAA